The genomic stretch CGCCGCGGCAAGGCCCGCAGGGCGTCAGGCCGCCGCGTGCTCGAACCGGGTCACGCGGCGCGGCCGCAGGTGCACCGAGGCGCCCTCGTGCAGGCCCAGCTGCTCGCGCAGCCGGTGGTACTCGGCGCGCGGCAGTTCGACTTCCACATAGCTGCCATCGTCGACCCGCTTGAACTCGAGCCGGGTGTTCGGCCCGACGGTGAGGGCCTGGGCCAGCGTCACCGCCAGGGTCGTGGTGTCGGCCACGGTGACGATTTCCAGTTCATGCGGCCGCACGTAGCTCACGCCCGCATCGCCCGCAGCAGCAGCGCCCGGGGCATGGCCCAAGCGACCGTGGAAGAGATTGACGTCGCCGAGAAACTGCAGCACGAAGGGTGTGGCCGGATGGTCGTAGACCTCGTCGGGTGTGCCTTCCTGTTCGATGCGGCCGCGGTTCATCACGACCACGCGGTCGGCCACCTCCATCGCCTCGTCCTGGTCGTGCGTGACGAACACGCTGGTGACATGCATGTCGTCATGCAGCCGCCGCAGCCAGCGCCGCAGTTCCTTGCGCACCTTGGCATCGAGCGCACCGAAGGGTTCGTCGAGCAGCAACACCTTGGGCTCCACGGCCAGCGCGCGGGCCAGCGCGATACGCTGGCGCTGGCCGCCCGACAACTGGTGCGGGTAGCGGTCGGCGATCCAGTCGAGTTGCACCAGCTTCAGCAGCTCGCTCACCTTGGCGCGGATCTCGCGCTCGGGCGGGCGGGTCGCCTTGGGGCGCACGCGCAGGCCGAAGGCGACGTTTTCGAAGATGGTCATGTGCCCGAACAACGCATAGTGCTGGAACACGAAGCCGACCTGCCGATCCCGCACATCGGCAAACGTCGCGTCCTCGCCATGGAACAGCACCGACCCGCTGTCGGGCCGTTCCAGCCCAGCGATGATGCGCAACAGCGAGGTCTTGCCCGAACCCGAGGGGCCGAGCAGCGCGACCAACTCACCAGACGGAATGTCGAGATCGAGGTTGTCGCACACCACCGTCTCGCCGAAGCGCTTGTTGACGCCACGCACCTGAATACTCATGCGAATTCTCCTGCCATCTGCTTCTCGCGCCTGACGCGCTGCTCGACGGCGAACTTCAAGACCAGCGTCACCAACGCCAGGCCAGCCAACAAGGACGCCACGGCGAACGCGGCGGCGAACTGGTATTCGTTGTAGAGGATCTCGATGTGCAGCGGCATCGTGTTGGTCTGGCCGCGGATGTGGCCGGACACCACCGACACTGCGCCGAACTCGCCCATCGCCCGCGCATTGCACAAGATCACGCCATACAGCAGCGCCCACTTGACGTTGGGCAGCGTCACGCGCCAGAAGATCTGCCAGCCCGACGCCCCCAGCACCCGTGCCGCCTCTTCCTGCTCCTGCCCCTGCGCCTGCATCAACGGGATCAGCTCGCGCGCGATGAACGGAAAGGTCACGAACATCGTGGCCAGCACGATGCCCGGCACCGCGAAGATGATCTTGATGTCGTGGTCGCGCAGCCATTCGCCGAACCAGCCCTGCAGGCCGAACAGCAGCACGTAGATCAAGCCGGCGATCACCGGGCTGACCGAGAACGGCAGGTCGATCAGGGTCAGCAGCACGTTCTTGCCGCGGAAATCGAACTTGGCGATACACCAGGCGGCTGCGATGCCGAACACCAGGTTGAGCGGCAAGGAGATGGCCGCCGCCGTCAGCGTCAGCTGGATGGCCGACCAGGCGTCGGGCTCGACGATGGCCGCGAGGTAGACGTCGAGGCCCTTCTTCAGCGCCTCGTAGAACACCGACACCAACGGCACGAACAGGAACAAGGTGAGGAACAACAGCGCGACCGAGATCAGCAGCACCCGCACCCAGGGCGCTTCTTCGGTGGCCGCGCGCACCCGGGGCGGCGGCACGGCTGCGGTGACCCGCGGGGCGGGGAGCGGCAGGCTGGCGGACGTCATGGCAGGCATCTCGAACAAAAAAGCTCAACGGCCCTGGCGCTTGCGCGTCCAGGCTTGCAACATGTTGATGAACAGCAGCATCGCGAACGAGGTGACCAGCATCACCACCGCGATCGCCGTGGCCCCGGCATAGTCGTATTGCTCCAGCTTGGTGATGATCAACAGCGGGGTGATCTCCGACACCATCGGCATGTTGCCGGCGATGAAGATGACCGACCCGTACTCGCCCAGCGCACGGGCGAACGCCAACGCGAAGCCGGTCAGCAGGGCCGGCGTCAGGATCGGGAAGATCACGCGCGAGAAGGTTTGCCAGCGCGACGCGCCGAGCGTGGCCGAAGCCTCTTCGAGTTCACGCTGCAGGTCCTCCAGCACCGGCTGGACGGTGCGCACCACGAAGGGCAGCCCGATGAAGGTGAGCGCCACGAACACGCCCAGCGGCGTGAACGACACCTTGACGCCCAGCGGCTCCAGCCAGCGGCCGATCCAGCCGTTGGGGGCGTAGATCGCGGTCAGCGCGATGCCCGCCACCGCGGTGGGCAGCGCAAACGGCAGGTCGACCAGCGCGTCGACGATACGCCGGCCGGGAAACCGGTAGCGCACCAGCACCCAGGCCACCAGCAACCCGAACACCGCATTCAGCACGGCGGCCGCGAGCGAGCTGCCGAAGGTCAGCCGGTACGAGGCGAGCACCCGGGGGGACGTGACCGCTTCCCAGAACTGGGGCCAGGTGAGGGTGAACGTGCGCAGGAAAGCGGCCGACAGCGGAATCAGGACGATCAGGCTGATGTAAAGCAGCGTGAACCCCAACGCGAGGTCAAACCCGGGCAACACGCTGTGCCGGCGCAGCAGAGTACGAGACAGGATCATGAGGACAGCCCTCGGGCGCCGAACAACTGCACGCCGTGGCGCGCTGGCAGGGGGGCCTCGCCGCGGCCGCAAGGCCCGCGACGACCGGCAGCAAGACAGGCGGCGACAGCAAACATAAAGGACCCGCGACGTGGCAGATGCGGCATCCTAGGGAGGGCATCTTCTGCAGGGAACGAATCGATCCGCCCATCCTTACTCGTTTTTCGAGTAAGGCCACCCGTCGCCGGGGTCGACGCGCGGGCGGTGGGCGCCGGTTCGCTTACTTACGCGTGAACACCTGGTCGAACACCCCGCCATCGGCAAAGTGCGTTTTCTGCGCCTTGCCCCAGCCGCCGAACACCTGGTCGACGGTGAACAGCGAGACCTTGGGGAACTGCGCCGCGTACTTCGCGGCGGCCTGGGCGTCGACCGGCCGGTAGTAGTTCTGGCCGGCGATGTCCTGGCCTTCCGGCGAATACAGGTACTCGACGTAGGCCTGCGCCGCCGCCCGGGTGCCCTTCTTGTCGACCACCTTGTCGACGACGGCGACGGGCGGCTCGGCCAGGATGCTCACCGACGGGGCGACGATGTCGAACTTCTCGGGCCCCAGTTCCTTCTTGGCCAGCAAGGCCTCGTTCTCCCAGGCCAGCAACACGTCGCCGATGCCGCGCTCCACGAAGGTGGTGGTGGCGCCGCGGGCGCCCGAGTCGAGCACCGGCACATTGGCCAGCAGCTTGCCCACGAACTCGCGCGCCTTGGCGTCCGAGCCGTATTTCTTCTGGGCGTAACCCCACGCGGCCAGGTAGTTCCAGCGGGCGCCGCCCGAGGTCTTCGGATTGGGCGTGATCACCTGCACGCCCGGCTTCACCAGGTCGTCCCAGTCCTTGATGCCCTTGGGATTGCCCTTGCGCACCAGGAACACGATGGTCGAGGTGTAGGGCGAGCTGTTGTGCTGCAACCGCTTCTGCCAGTCACCCGGCAGCAGCTTGGCGCGCTCGCCGATCTCGTCGATGTCGTAGGCCAGCGCCAGTGTCACGACATCGGCGTCCAGGCCGTCGATCACCGAGCGCGCCTGCTTGCCCGAGCCCCCGTGCGAGGTCTTCACGGTGACGTTGTCGCCCGTCTTGCCCTTCCAGTACTTGGCAAACGCCGGGTTGTATTGCTGGTACAGCTCGCGCGTCGGGTCGTAGGACACGTTCAGCAAGGTGATGTCCTTCGCCAACGTCGCGGTGGCGCTCGCACCGAGGGCCAGCGCGGCCAGGCTCAGACGGATGAATCGGGAGGTGGTCATTCGGGCTTCCTTGTAGATCTCGTTTCAATCGCCTTGAGCGACGTCCGGGATGCTAAAAACACCTAGGTATGCAAGGAAGGAATCGATCTGCTCTTTGTTATACGAAAAACGAGTAAGTCGTGCAGGAGACTCAGGCGAGGGTCCACCGTCGGCCTAAACGGCAAACGAAAACTCGAGCGGGTGAGCCCGCTGAGGCCGGCGGGAACGCTCCACCTGGTGCACCAGCAACTGCGCCAGCGTCTTGGCCTGCGGCAGCGGCCCGAACCCCGAATCGACGTTGACGTGCCCCACGTCTCCCAGGTTGATGAAGTGGCAGCCCCAACGCCGCGCCCAGTCGCGTGCCGAGTCGAGGCGCATCCACGGGTCGGTCTCGCTGCCCACCAGACAGGTGGGCAGGGCCAGAGGGTGCTGCGGCAGCCGCGCCGCAAGGCCGAACTTCTCCGGCTCGGCCGGTGCCACCAGCAAGGCCGCCTGCACGCCGCTGCGCGCGTGCGGGCCGGTCGCCTGCCGCCGCTGCAGGTGATGCACCAGTGCCAAGCAGCCGAAGCTGTGCGCCACCGCCACCCAGGCGGATGCCGGCTCGGCGGCCAGCGTGTCCTCGATGCGGTCGGTCCAGCGGTCGAGATCGGGCACCGCCCAATCGTCCTGCTGCACGCGCACGCTGCGTTTGAACTGCTGTTGCAGCCAGCTCTGCCAGTGCTCGGGCGGGCTGTCGTGCAGCCCGGGAATCACCAGCAGCCGTACCGGATCGCCTCGATATGCCATCGCCGGCCCTCTTGCGGTGATGCGCCCCGCTCAGAGCGTGGCGATGGAGACCTCGGTGGACTTGACCAGCGCGATCACTTCCTTGCCCACCGTCAGGCCCAGCTCCTTCACGGAGCGGGTGGTGATGACGGACGTGACGATCAGGCCACTCGGGGTTTCGACGTCGATCTCCGACACCACCGGCCCTTCGATCACTTCCTTGACCTTGCCACGGAACTGGTTGCGCACGTTGATCGCGGTGATGCTCATGAAATCTTCTCCTGTGTAGCGGACGGGGGGGCTGGACGCCGCGGAGCCAGTCAGCCCGCAGCGCAAGAGCCGCAACGGTAGCCAAGCGCCGACGCTTTCCGAACGAACGAATTCGGCACAACACATGCAGAAAGCGCATGAGAAACACCGCAAGGCGCCGGCCGATACCACCGCTCACGCTGACGACTCTGGGCGCATATACAAAGCCGAAAACAAACGTTGGCGCCCCCGGGTCGGGACCTTAAGGTGGCCCCTCCTCCAACAGAGCCGCCTCCTTTGGGCCCCTGCCTGCCGTGGACAAGTTGCTGACCTTCCCCGATGCCGCCTCGATGGCCTTGTCGATCCGCGCCAAGGCCTTGCTGTTCCACGACGCCCGATCGGTCGAACTGCTCGAACACGTCGAACGTGTGGCACGCAGCGAAGCCACGGTGCTGGTGATCGGCGAAACGGGCACTGGCAAGGAATTGATCGCGCGCCACATCCACACCCAGAGCGGGCGCAAAGGCCCCTTTGTCGCGGTCAACTGCGGCGCCTTCAGCGAAACCTTGATCGACGCCGAGCTGTTCGGCCACGAGTCGGGCGCCTTCACCGGCGCGTCGCAAGCGCGGGCGGGCTGGTTCGAAGCGGCCAACGGCGGCACGCTGTTCCTCGACGAGATCGGCGACCTGCCGCTCGCCTTGCAGGTGAAGCTGTTGCGCGTGCTGCAGGAGCGCCAGGTGGTGCGGCTCGGCTCACGCCGTGCCACCGCGCTCGACGTTCGCCTGATCGCCGCCACCAATATCGAGCTGCGCCAGGCCGTCGAAGCACAGCGTTTCCGTGCCGACCTCTACTACCGGCTCAGCGTCGCGTCGGTGAACCTGCCGCCGCTGCGCAACCGCCCCGGCGACATCCTGCCGCTGGCCCGCCATTTCATCGGGCTCTACAGCGGCAAGCTGCACCTCGACAACGTGATGCTGGCCCCCGATGCCGAGGCCGCGCTGCTGGCTTATGCCTGGCCAGGCAACATCCGTGAACTCGAAAACGTCGTGCACTACGCGCTGATCGTGTGCCGGCACGGCGTGATACGCGCCAGCGACTTCCGCTTCGCCCCTACCCTCGCCACACCGGACGCCGCCCCGCGCGGCAGCGGACCTGCCTACGCCGCGCCGCCGCCTCTGACCCATGCACACACCGAGGGCACACCCCTCGACTCGCTGCTGTCGGCCTTCGAAACCTTGATCGCGGGGGGGCAGGAAGACCTGTTCCACACCGTCGAGTCGGCACTGGTGCGGCACGCCTTCCACCACTGTGACGACAACCAGGTGCAAACAGCGCGCTTGCTCGGCGTGACCCGCAACACCTTGCGGACCCTGCTGAAACGGTATGGCCTGCTCGGCGAGCCGGCCGAGTTGCAGCCGGGGAGCGCCGTCGAGGAGTCGGCGGACCACGCCTTCACGCATTGAGGACGGGCGGCGAAAGCACCCCTCCCTGCTGTCACCGTCTTGCCTCACCACGGCGGCGGCCCGCACGGGTCGCGCCTTTCTCGTCCGCAGCAGCTGCGGCGCCGACCTTCGTGGCGGCGTGCCCGCCCCCACCCCGCTTCACCCTCCCCGAGATCCCCCGTATCCGGTGCACCGGACGGCTTGTGCTGCGCCGCAGACATCGCCTTGCACTGCCCTCTGCTACAGGCGCAAAACTCATAAGCTCATGCTGAAATCGCGCTTGACGAGGGAGACGAATCAATCGCAGTTGCGTTGCCCTTCGACAGTCCCCAACCCGAGTTCCCAGGAGCCCCTTATGAAAGCGTCGATGCAAATGCCGATGAACGAGATGAACCCGATGGCCAGCATGCCGATGATGATGCCGATGGGCATGATGAGCCCGATGATGAGCCACATGAGCTGCGAGATGACCGAGGAGGGTTTGAGCTGCACGATGACGCCGGTCGAAGGCATGTCGATGGAGATGATGCGCGACTGCTGCGAGATGATGAACTCGATGGCCGAGCGTGGCATGCCTTGCACGATGAGCTGCAACGGCATGCCGATGATGATGGTGTGCGGCATGCCGGTGATGCCGGAGATGCGCATGGAGATGACGGACGACGGCATGCGTTGCACGATGATGGCCAGCGACGGCATGCCGATGGAGATGATGTCGATGTGCTGCGACATGATGACCCGCATGATGTCGTGCGGCATGTCGATGACGATGATGTGCGGCAGCATGCCCTTGATGGTCTGCACGCACTGAATCTCGTGCCTCCGACCGCGTGGCCGGCGCCGTCGGCCACGTCGCAACGCCGGGCTTGCCGCCCGGCGTTTTTCATGGCGCGGCGGGTGTGATGTAGCCCGACCGC from Caldimonas brevitalea encodes the following:
- a CDS encoding sulfate/molybdate ABC transporter ATP-binding protein translates to MSIQVRGVNKRFGETVVCDNLDLDIPSGELVALLGPSGSGKTSLLRIIAGLERPDSGSVLFHGEDATFADVRDRQVGFVFQHYALFGHMTIFENVAFGLRVRPKATRPPEREIRAKVSELLKLVQLDWIADRYPHQLSGGQRQRIALARALAVEPKVLLLDEPFGALDAKVRKELRRWLRRLHDDMHVTSVFVTHDQDEAMEVADRVVVMNRGRIEQEGTPDEVYDHPATPFVLQFLGDVNLFHGRLGHAPGAAAAGDAGVSYVRPHELEIVTVADTTTLAVTLAQALTVGPNTRLEFKRVDDGSYVEVELPRAEYHRLREQLGLHEGASVHLRPRRVTRFEHAAA
- the cysW gene encoding sulfate ABC transporter permease subunit CysW, translated to MTSASLPLPAPRVTAAVPPPRVRAATEEAPWVRVLLISVALLFLTLFLFVPLVSVFYEALKKGLDVYLAAIVEPDAWSAIQLTLTAAAISLPLNLVFGIAAAWCIAKFDFRGKNVLLTLIDLPFSVSPVIAGLIYVLLFGLQGWFGEWLRDHDIKIIFAVPGIVLATMFVTFPFIARELIPLMQAQGQEQEEAARVLGASGWQIFWRVTLPNVKWALLYGVILCNARAMGEFGAVSVVSGHIRGQTNTMPLHIEILYNEYQFAAAFAVASLLAGLALVTLVLKFAVEQRVRREKQMAGEFA
- the cysT gene encoding sulfate ABC transporter permease subunit CysT yields the protein MILSRTLLRRHSVLPGFDLALGFTLLYISLIVLIPLSAAFLRTFTLTWPQFWEAVTSPRVLASYRLTFGSSLAAAVLNAVFGLLVAWVLVRYRFPGRRIVDALVDLPFALPTAVAGIALTAIYAPNGWIGRWLEPLGVKVSFTPLGVFVALTFIGLPFVVRTVQPVLEDLQRELEEASATLGASRWQTFSRVIFPILTPALLTGFALAFARALGEYGSVIFIAGNMPMVSEITPLLIITKLEQYDYAGATAIAVVMLVTSFAMLLFINMLQAWTRKRQGR
- a CDS encoding sulfate ABC transporter substrate-binding protein, which translates into the protein MTTSRFIRLSLAALALGASATATLAKDITLLNVSYDPTRELYQQYNPAFAKYWKGKTGDNVTVKTSHGGSGKQARSVIDGLDADVVTLALAYDIDEIGERAKLLPGDWQKRLQHNSSPYTSTIVFLVRKGNPKGIKDWDDLVKPGVQVITPNPKTSGGARWNYLAAWGYAQKKYGSDAKAREFVGKLLANVPVLDSGARGATTTFVERGIGDVLLAWENEALLAKKELGPEKFDIVAPSVSILAEPPVAVVDKVVDKKGTRAAAQAYVEYLYSPEGQDIAGQNYYRPVDAQAAAKYAAQFPKVSLFTVDQVFGGWGKAQKTHFADGGVFDQVFTRK
- a CDS encoding RBBP9/YdeN family alpha/beta hydrolase → MAYRGDPVRLLVIPGLHDSPPEHWQSWLQQQFKRSVRVQQDDWAVPDLDRWTDRIEDTLAAEPASAWVAVAHSFGCLALVHHLQRRQATGPHARSGVQAALLVAPAEPEKFGLAARLPQHPLALPTCLVGSETDPWMRLDSARDWARRWGCHFINLGDVGHVNVDSGFGPLPQAKTLAQLLVHQVERSRRPQRAHPLEFSFAV
- a CDS encoding TOBE domain-containing protein translates to MSITAINVRNQFRGKVKEVIEGPVVSEIDVETPSGLIVTSVITTRSVKELGLTVGKEVIALVKSTEVSIATL
- a CDS encoding sigma-54 interaction domain-containing protein, whose product is MDKLLTFPDAASMALSIRAKALLFHDARSVELLEHVERVARSEATVLVIGETGTGKELIARHIHTQSGRKGPFVAVNCGAFSETLIDAELFGHESGAFTGASQARAGWFEAANGGTLFLDEIGDLPLALQVKLLRVLQERQVVRLGSRRATALDVRLIAATNIELRQAVEAQRFRADLYYRLSVASVNLPPLRNRPGDILPLARHFIGLYSGKLHLDNVMLAPDAEAALLAYAWPGNIRELENVVHYALIVCRHGVIRASDFRFAPTLATPDAAPRGSGPAYAAPPPLTHAHTEGTPLDSLLSAFETLIAGGQEDLFHTVESALVRHAFHHCDDNQVQTARLLGVTRNTLRTLLKRYGLLGEPAELQPGSAVEESADHAFTH